Proteins encoded within one genomic window of Camelina sativa cultivar DH55 chromosome 19, Cs, whole genome shotgun sequence:
- the LOC104765106 gene encoding enhancer of mRNA-decapping protein 4-like: MTSSPGNTNPHNPPPPPFDLITIFKPSSNPYPAPPSSFPPPAGPFLHSQYNQQLYAPPSTSAQPSPVTLTQQDVSSSSSATNLLPQRTLSYPTPPLNPQSPRVNHNPGTHILALLNNNKGGAVANQEPPHQLPVVTHSEIARSFPGGSGPIRVPSCKLPKGRRLVGEHAVYDVDVRLQGEIQPQLEVTPITKYGSDPQLVVGRQIAVNKVYICYGLKGGNIRVLNIHSALRSLFRGHSQRVTDMAFFAEDVDLLASVSLDGKVFVWKISEGSERDDQPQITGKIVCALQILGEQDTKHPRVCWHCHKQVFDHFVSLDGKVFVWKISEGSERDDQPQITGKIVCALQILGEQDTKHPRVCWHCHKQEILVVSIGRHVLRIDTTKVGRGEVFSAEAPLQCALDKLIDGVQIVGKHDGEVTDLSMCQWMTTRLVSSSVDGSVKIWQDNKAQPLVVLRPHDGYPVSSATFVTSPERPDHIILITGGPLNREMKIWVSAGEEGWLLPADAESWRCTQTLELKSSTEPRAEEAFFNQVIALSEAGLLLLANAKRNALYAVHLDYGYSPVDSRMDYLSEFTVTMPILSFIGTNDPPEEPIVKVYCVQTLAIQQYTLDLCLCLPPPTENVGFEKSDSSVSREANLFESMFEPSGLKATKLPSVNSVPKPSILVNRSESANTLNFPAGSASAETTSPAIAPPNGEPKTSGLPSETSDAGAPSPQHSLSPRLSSKLSGYHTPSDCFVDRQNDDVGENSLNVSSVDESSRSKDMNVKPDDDMSGIRSPSAFFKHPTHLVTPSEILMGVSSTEASVTTEDKRDRNADIQDVNNDARGTEVEVKEVSEARSTQNGEMNYHEETANHTSESREQIFCSQASNLTARVRHPITEETDSVAYGQPLQVGDERGLDSRDVSANLPKSDSSSGLPQLVATNSKGKKQKAKNSQGPSLSSSNVANLAESVSEQCERLSHPMTDSIPQLLAMQETMNQIMVSQKEMQRQLSNAVTGPIVKEGKRLEVAIGRMIEKSSKSNADALLARFQEEAVKNEKALRDHAQQIVNATSNFMSKELNAMFEKTVKKEFATVGPSLARAATPVIEKTVSSAITESFQRGIGDKAVNQLDKSVITKLETTIARQIQAQFQTSGRQALQEGLRSSLESSVIPSFERACKAMFVQVDSTFQKGMAEHTSAAQQRFDSGHSQLAHTLKETISSASSVTQALNHELAESQRNRLALAAAGASSGGSNPLVTQLSNGPLGALLEKVEVPMDPTAELSRLISERKYEESFTSALQRSDVSIVSWLCSQVDLRGLLAMNPLPLSQGVLLSLLQQLSCDISKDTSRKLGWMTDVVAAINPSDQMIAVHARPIFEQVYQILHHQRNAPGSDITAVRLIMHVINSMLMSCK, from the exons ATGACGTCTTCACCCGGTAATACTAACCCTCacaatcctcctcctcctccgttcgATCTCATTACTATCTTCAAACCTTCATCGAACCCTTATCCGGCGCCGCCGTCATCTTTTCCTCCACCGGCGGGTCCTTTTCTTCACAGCCAGTACAATCAGCAACTCTACGCGCCGCCGAGTACCTCAGCCCAACCATCGCCGGTGACTCTGACGCAACAGGATgtgtcttcctcttcctccgcgACTAACTTGCTTCCGCAGAGAACGCTGTCTTATCCCACGCCACCTCTCAATCCCCAATCTCCCCGTGTCAATCACAATCCCGGAACGCACATCCTCGCTCTCCTTAATAACAACAAAGGAGGCGCCGTGGCTAACCAAGAGCCTCCGCATCAGCTTCCGGTAGTGACTCACAGCGAGATCGCTCGGTCTTTTCCTGGCGGTTCGGGTCCTATCCGTGTTCCCAGCTGTAAGCTGCCTAAGGGAAGACGGTTGGTTGGTGAACACGCTGTCTACGATGTGGACGTGAGGTTACAGGGAGAGATTCAGCCGCAGTTGGAGGTGACTCCGATTACTAAATACGGGTCGGATCCTCAGCTTGTAGTGGGTCGGCAAATCGCCGTGAATAAGGTCTACATATGCTATGGATTGAAAGGAGGAAACATTAGGGTTCTTAATATACATAGTGCTTTGAGGTCTTTGTTCAGAGGCCATTCTCAG AGAGTGACGGACATGGCTTTCTTTGCCGAAGATGTTGATCTCTTGGCTAG TGTTAGTCTAGATGGAAAAGTTTTCGTGTGGAAAATTTCTGAGGGATCTGAGAGAGATGATCAACCCCAGATAACTGGAAAGATAGTTTGTGCTCTTCAGATACTAGGAGAGCAAGACACCAAACATCCACGTGTTTGTTGGCACTGCCACAAACAGGTATTTGATCACTT TGTTAGTCTAGATGGAAAAGTTTTCGTGTGGAAAATTTCTGAGGGATCTGAGAGAGATGATCAACCCCAGATAACTGGAAAGATAGTTTGTGCTCTTCAGATACTAGGAGAGCAAGACACCAAACATCCACGTGTTTGTTGGCACTGCCACAAACAG GAAATTTTGGTAGTTTCTATTGGTAGACATGTGCTTCGTATTGATACTACCAAAGTTGGCAGAGGTGAAGTATTCTCTGCTGAGGCCCCTCTCCAGTGTGCCCTTGATAAACTGATTGATGGTGTTCAGATTGTGGGCAAGCATGATGGGGAAGTTACAGATTTGTCAATGTGCCAATGGATGACCACGCGCctggtttcttcttctgttgatggCTCG GTTAAGATATGGCAAGATAATAAGGCACAACCACTCGTAGTTTTGAGACCTCATGATGGATATCCAGTCAGCTCAGCCACATTTGTGACATCCCCTGAAAGACCTGATCACATCATACTTATCACGGGG GGTCCTCTAAATCGAGAAATGAAAATCTGGGTCTCTGCTGGGGAAGAAGGGTGGCTTTTACCAGCTGATGCTGAATCATGGAGGTGTACCCAGACACTTGAATTGAAAAGTTCAACTGAGCCACGGGCTGAAGAGGCATTTTTTAACCAAGTAATAGCATTATCTGAAGCAGGCTTGCTTTTACTTGCAAACGCAAAAAGGAACGCCTTATATGCTGTGCATTTGGACTATGGTTATTCTCCAGTTGATTCTCGGATGGATTACCTGTCAGAGTTTACAGTCACTATGCCCATATTGAGTTTTATTGGGACAAATGATCCTCCAGAAGAGCCCATTGTTAAGGTTTATTGTGTTCAGACTCTAGCAATCCAGCAGTATACATTAGACTTATGCTTGTGCTTGCCACCTCCTACAGAGAATGTGGGTTTTGAGAAGTCAGATTCTAGTGTGTCACGGGAAGCAAATCTTTTTGAAAGTATGTTTGAACCATCTGGACTGAAAGCTACCAAATTACCATCAGTTAATTCAGTGCCTAAACCATCTATTTTAGTGAATAGATCGGAAAGTGCCAATACGTTGAATTTTCCAGCGGGTTCTGCATCAGCGGAAACCACATCACCAGCAATTGCTCCCCCCAATGGTGAGCCTAAAACTTCTGGGCTGCCTTCTGAGACCAGTGATGCAGGTGCTCCTTCACCTCAACATTCTCTAAGTCCAAGACTATCAAGTAAACTTTCTGGCTATCACACTCCTtctgattgttttgttgataggCAAAATGATGATGTTGGAGAAAATAGTTTGAATGTATCTTCTGTCGACGAAAGCTCTAGAAGCAAAGACATGAATGTTAAACCTGATGATGATATGTCTGGGATTCGAAGCCCATCAGCTTTTTTCAAACACCCTACTCATCTCGTAACTCCTTCAGAGATATTGATGGGTGTTTCATCCACTGAAGCCTCCGTTACTACTGAAGACAAGAGGGATAGAAATGCTGATATTCAGGACGTGAATAATGATGCAAGAGGCACAGAAGTTGAGGTCAAAGAAGTAAGTGAAGCACGGTCTACGCAGAATGGTGAAATGAACTATCATGAAGAAACTGCGAATCACACTTCTGAAAGTAGAGAACAAATCTTCTGCTCACAGGCTTCGAATCTCACAGCAAGAGTCCGTCATCCTATTACAGAGGAAACTGACTCTGTGGCATATGGACAACCTTTACAAGTTGGGGATGAAAGAGGTCTTGACTCAAGAGATGTGTCTGCAAACCTTCCCAAGTCGGATTCATCTAGTGGGCTTCCACAGTTGGTAGCTACAAATAGCAAAGGGAAGAAGCAGAAGGCCAAAAATTCTCAGGGTCCCAGTTTGTCATCCTCAAATGTTGCTAATCTGGCTGAATCCGTCAGTGAGCAATGTGAGAGGTTAAGTCATCCCATGACAGATTCGATTCCTCAGTTATTAGCTATGCAAGAAACGATGAATCAG ATAATGGTTTCACAGAAGGAGATGCAGAGACAACTATCAAATGCTGTCACTGGCCCTATTGTAAAAGAAGGTAAAAGACTTGAAGTGGCTATAGGGAGAATGATAGAGAAATCCAGCAAGTCAAATGCTGATGCTTTATTGGCCCGCTTCCAAGAGGAGGCTGTTAAGAATGAAAAGGCATTACGTGACCATGCACAACAAATTGTGAATGCAACGTCAAACTTCATGAGCAAGGAGTTAAATGCCATGTTTGAGAAAACGGTGAAGAAGGAATTTGCTACCGTTGGTCCATCCCTAGCACGTGCAGCAACTCCAGTTATTGAAAAAACTGTTTCCTCTGCAATCACAGAATCCTTTCAG AGAGGAATTGGTGACAAAGCAGTTAATCAGCTTGATAAATCTGTTATTACAAAGCTTGAAACAACCATAGCCAGGCAAATTCAAGCCCAATTTCAGACGTCTGGTAGACAAGCCCTCCAG GAAGGTCTTAGGTCAAGTCTGGAATCTTCAGTCATACCGTCCTTTGAGAGAGCATGCAAGGCCATGTTTGTGCAAGTAGACTCAACCTTCCAGAAAGGGATGGCTGAGCACACAAGTGCAGCCCAGCAACGGTTCGACTCTGGACACTCCCAGCTTGCTCATACTCTGAAG GAAACCATTAGTTCCGCATCATCAGTTACTCAAGCCCTAAATCATGAATTAGCCGAGAGTCAAAGGAATCGCTTAGCTCTCGCAGCTGCTGGAGCTAGTTCTGGTGGATCAAATCCCTTGGTTACTCAACTAAGTAATGGACCTTTAGGTGCTCTTCTTGAAAAG GTTGAAGTGCCTATGGACCCAACAGCAGAACTTTCAAGGTTGATATCTGAGCGCAAGTACGAAGAATCTTTCACTTCGGCTCTACAGAGAAGCGATGTCTCTATAGTATCATGGCTTTGCTCACAg GTGGATCTTCGTGGACTACTGGCTATGAATCCGCTTCCGCTGAGCCAAGGCGTGCTTCTTTCACTGCTGCAGCAGCTATCTTGTGACATCAGCAAGGACACATCCCGTAAGCTAGGTTGGATGACTGATGTTGTTGCAGCCATAAACCCATCAGATCAGATGATTGCGGTCCACGCGCGGCCAATCTTTGAACAAGTTTATCAGATTTTGCACCACCAGCGTAACGCACCAGGCAGCGACATCACTGCCGTCAGACTTATAATGCACGTGATCAACTCTATGCTTATGAGCTGCAAATGA